The nucleotide sequence TTTACCTAAACGAGGTTTCCCTAAGAGTAAATGAGACAAAGACACTAAGGGAATGATTTGCCCTCGATGCTGAATACAGCCTAAAATTCCCTGGGGATAAAAGGGCAAGGGCAGTAGTTGTGATGTTTCAATAATAAGAATTTCTGTGACTAAGTTTGAGGGGAAGAACAGGGTCACCTCTTCCAACTTGGCCAAAATAAAACGCTCTTGACCCTGATTTGTCTTGATTGGAGAGGATAAAACAGACATATAATCTTGACTGATGAATTGGTCTATGACTTTAAGCGAGAGGGACTTTTTGCAACACTTCGGTGAGCGTTTCTTTG is from Gloeothece verrucosa PCC 7822 and encodes:
- a CDS encoding chemotaxis protein CheW; amino-acid sequence: MSVLSSPIKTNQGQERFILAKLEEVTLFFPSNLVTEILIIETSQLLPLPFYPQGILGCIQHRGQIIPLVSLSHLLLGKPRLGKEKLKVVRLSQNTGNLKGIGIVVDQLLGSQGSDQIPPELKKTGNLPNHSPITVNQEKMWLFQPLVLSEELWQPQHWQLSVS